A window of the Thiomicrospira microaerophila genome harbors these coding sequences:
- the thiE gene encoding thiamine phosphate synthase — MKLSGLYAISDPGLSPGLLVIDHVRQALEGGARIIQYRDKTSPFLQQVEIGKQLKKLCDDYQAWLIINDSVELALACEAKGVHLGKQDVSLPQARSALGKHAIIGVSCYNDLARAKQMQDTDANYVAFGRFFPSKTKPHAPQADLNTLKQAKKMLAIPIVAIGGITQANAPSLISAGADSLAVIQGVFAQPDIRQAAHDISRLFKV; from the coding sequence TTGAAGCTTTCTGGTCTTTATGCCATTAGCGATCCTGGCTTATCACCAGGCCTGCTTGTCATCGATCATGTGCGCCAAGCCCTCGAAGGCGGGGCACGCATTATTCAATACCGAGATAAAACCAGCCCATTTTTGCAACAGGTTGAAATCGGTAAACAGCTTAAAAAGCTATGCGACGATTACCAGGCCTGGTTAATTATTAATGACTCGGTTGAACTGGCACTTGCCTGCGAAGCCAAGGGCGTTCATCTAGGCAAACAGGATGTTTCGCTGCCTCAAGCGCGCAGCGCGCTTGGCAAGCACGCCATTATCGGTGTATCCTGCTACAACGATTTAGCACGAGCAAAGCAGATGCAAGATACTGATGCAAATTATGTCGCTTTTGGGCGTTTCTTCCCATCAAAGACCAAACCCCACGCCCCGCAAGCCGATCTCAATACGCTTAAACAAGCAAAAAAAATGTTAGCAATACCTATTGTGGCGATTGGCGGCATTACCCAAGCCAATGCGCCTAGCCTAATCTCAGCCGGTGCGGATAGTCTAGCAGTTATTCAGGGGGTGTTTGCCCAACCGGATATCCGCCAAGCGGCTCATGACATCAGTCGCCTATTCAAGGTATAA
- a CDS encoding UvrD-helicase domain-containing protein — protein sequence MQADLSHNPNWHPQLQLDSLADSGARLAAINPAFSYIVQAPAGSGKTALLTQRFLALLARVNHPEQIVAMTFTKKAAAEMRERVLHAIQQGLKLQCDSDKIYDQNTWRLAREVVLRDQQQAWCLLDNPNRLRIRTMDSINGYLVQQMPFLSKLGTQPSLQQNSDALYVEAARAVLASDAVQTESAALLRLVNGRYRRAENQLVGMLKKRDQWMRILLGGAEREQLQQALEALVDQQLRQITMQLAPLLDCGTDLPDLAAFALSHKPDSALHSLAQAHWPLNADLADLNAWRELAGFVLTQKGELRKKVDARAGFPANDKPNKEKMHDLLAELAVRLSPQSINALAELMALPAPEYSDQQWQDLAHLITLLRHAVAHLKLAFKTAGQTDFIEVAQAASEALGDDEQPTDLALQLDYQIQHLLIDEFQDTSVGQFELVKKLVRGWMPEDGRSLFIVGDPMQSIYRFREAEVGNFLQVWQNRALPFRLTPLNLTVNFRSSAALVDWYNRTFVKVFPRQNDLVLGAVSYAHAQASPQAQATADQNELAIYSHWAVNRSVLDEAQQMVALIQTRLASLDDESKTIAVLGRSRSHLATLAYQLKQQSVAFRAVELEGLDQRQEVQDCLALTRALLHGADRGAWIALLRAPFIGLNLADVYQVFGADKTKRYAPATQLLSDKQAWLDCSEDGQLRLAQAWPVLQQAMDLIGAQPFSRIIHQAWWQLGGAQTLDSEVELDNVQVFFEGLAQWDQEPTPLDAQQLDQWVQTLYAGGDSSVQAQRVQLMTMHKSKGLQFDTVILPGLAKKPRHNERALVNWLEFASDQGEGLVLAPLDRSGQSSALNGLIAKVEQQKQQFEDGRLFYVAATRAESQLHLFASLTLTPSQAAKADNQIQPPKNSLLAQIWSQVAGEFAPLIDQEIERQAGETTSEAQAGDWAALIKHRPFQPLQAQNWRATPAQPLPDVKPSRAKTAEQPSTSIDATESPAGLSQTAGVSARRVGDLVHALLQQVVEQGLDQWNSARVEQSQAIYRYWLMEQGVVESDVDSAVVRVVQSMRNALEHPQMRWALNNRHQDSACELALTSNTQQIENHIVDRTFVDQQGTRWIIDYKTSAERDGDRQKTLDELSEQYRPQLERYGALFAQLEQRPQKWVLYFTELDEWVVL from the coding sequence ATGCAAGCGGATCTAAGTCATAACCCGAATTGGCACCCACAGTTGCAACTAGACAGCTTGGCGGACAGTGGCGCAAGGCTTGCGGCGATTAATCCGGCGTTTTCCTATATTGTTCAAGCCCCGGCCGGTTCAGGCAAAACCGCCTTGCTAACCCAACGGTTTTTAGCCTTATTAGCGCGGGTGAATCATCCTGAACAGATTGTGGCGATGACCTTTACCAAAAAAGCCGCGGCTGAAATGCGCGAGCGGGTTTTGCATGCGATTCAACAAGGTCTAAAGCTGCAGTGCGACAGCGATAAAATCTATGATCAAAATACTTGGCGTTTAGCGCGTGAAGTGGTGTTGCGTGATCAGCAGCAGGCCTGGTGCTTGTTAGATAACCCGAACCGTCTGCGGATTCGGACGATGGATTCGATCAACGGTTATCTGGTGCAGCAAATGCCGTTTTTGTCTAAATTGGGCACCCAGCCGAGTTTGCAACAAAACAGCGACGCGCTTTATGTGGAAGCCGCGCGCGCGGTATTGGCATCAGACGCGGTGCAAACCGAAAGTGCGGCCTTATTGCGTTTGGTCAATGGGCGTTATCGGCGTGCTGAAAACCAATTGGTTGGCATGTTGAAAAAGCGCGATCAATGGATGCGGATTTTATTAGGTGGCGCGGAGCGCGAACAGTTGCAACAGGCGCTTGAAGCCTTGGTCGATCAACAGCTCCGGCAGATCACGATGCAGCTGGCGCCCTTGCTGGATTGCGGTACGGATTTGCCGGATTTAGCCGCGTTTGCACTCAGCCATAAACCCGATTCAGCTTTGCATTCGTTGGCACAGGCACACTGGCCGTTAAACGCAGATTTAGCCGATCTGAACGCTTGGCGTGAGTTGGCGGGGTTTGTATTAACGCAAAAGGGTGAGCTGCGCAAAAAAGTCGATGCGCGTGCCGGGTTTCCCGCCAACGACAAACCCAACAAAGAAAAAATGCACGACCTGCTGGCCGAATTAGCGGTGCGTTTGTCACCGCAATCGATTAACGCATTGGCCGAGTTGATGGCCTTGCCAGCGCCGGAATATAGCGATCAACAATGGCAAGATCTCGCTCATCTCATTACGCTGCTTCGTCATGCGGTGGCGCATTTAAAATTGGCGTTTAAAACCGCCGGCCAAACCGATTTTATCGAAGTCGCACAAGCCGCCTCCGAAGCCCTGGGCGATGACGAACAACCGACCGATTTAGCCCTGCAGCTTGATTATCAGATTCAACATCTGCTGATTGATGAATTTCAAGATACCAGCGTAGGCCAATTTGAACTGGTGAAAAAACTGGTGCGCGGTTGGATGCCGGAGGATGGGCGGAGCCTGTTTATTGTGGGTGATCCGATGCAGTCAATTTATCGGTTTCGTGAAGCCGAAGTCGGAAATTTTTTGCAGGTCTGGCAAAATCGTGCCTTGCCGTTTAGGCTTACGCCACTGAATTTAACCGTCAATTTTCGTTCTAGCGCGGCGCTGGTGGATTGGTATAACCGCACCTTTGTCAAGGTTTTTCCAAGGCAGAATGATTTGGTGTTGGGGGCGGTCAGTTATGCCCATGCTCAAGCCAGTCCACAGGCGCAAGCAACGGCGGATCAAAATGAATTGGCGATTTACAGCCATTGGGCGGTGAATCGTTCGGTTTTGGACGAGGCGCAACAGATGGTCGCGCTGATTCAAACGCGCCTAGCCTCGCTAGACGATGAGAGCAAAACGATTGCCGTTCTTGGCCGTTCACGTTCGCATTTGGCGACCTTGGCCTATCAGCTTAAACAGCAGTCGGTGGCGTTTCGGGCGGTTGAACTAGAAGGTTTAGATCAACGTCAAGAAGTTCAAGATTGTTTGGCACTGACGCGTGCGCTCTTGCATGGCGCCGATCGCGGTGCTTGGATTGCATTATTGCGTGCACCGTTTATTGGCTTGAATTTGGCGGATGTATATCAAGTATTCGGTGCGGATAAAACAAAACGCTATGCGCCCGCCACCCAGTTGCTGTCTGACAAGCAGGCCTGGTTAGATTGTTCGGAAGACGGGCAACTGCGACTGGCGCAAGCTTGGCCCGTTTTGCAGCAAGCGATGGATTTAATCGGGGCGCAGCCGTTTTCGCGGATTATTCACCAGGCCTGGTGGCAATTAGGGGGCGCACAAACCCTCGATTCCGAAGTCGAGCTGGATAATGTTCAGGTGTTTTTTGAAGGTTTGGCACAGTGGGATCAGGAGCCCACGCCGCTGGATGCCCAGCAATTGGATCAATGGGTGCAAACCCTGTATGCCGGCGGCGATAGCTCGGTGCAGGCGCAAAGGGTGCAGTTGATGACGATGCACAAATCCAAGGGTTTGCAGTTCGATACCGTGATACTACCAGGCCTAGCTAAAAAGCCACGTCATAACGAGCGTGCCTTGGTCAACTGGTTAGAGTTCGCCAGCGATCAGGGTGAAGGTCTGGTATTGGCGCCACTGGATCGTTCCGGACAAAGCTCGGCGTTAAATGGTTTGATTGCCAAGGTTGAGCAACAAAAACAGCAATTTGAGGACGGGCGGTTGTTTTATGTCGCCGCGACGCGTGCGGAAAGCCAGTTGCATTTATTCGCCAGTCTAACCTTAACGCCGAGCCAAGCGGCCAAGGCGGATAATCAAATTCAACCGCCCAAAAATAGTTTATTGGCGCAGATTTGGTCACAGGTGGCTGGGGAATTTGCGCCATTGATTGACCAAGAAATAGAGCGCCAAGCCGGTGAAACCACAAGCGAAGCTCAGGCTGGTGATTGGGCCGCCTTGATAAAACATCGGCCTTTTCAGCCACTGCAAGCCCAAAACTGGCGGGCAACACCGGCACAGCCTTTACCCGACGTGAAACCAAGTCGGGCTAAAACCGCCGAGCAGCCTTCGACTTCAATTGACGCCACTGAATCGCCAGCAGGCTTAAGCCAAACTGCGGGTGTTAGCGCCAGACGCGTGGGCGATTTGGTACATGCGTTATTGCAGCAGGTGGTCGAACAGGGGCTAGACCAATGGAATAGCGCGCGGGTTGAACAAAGTCAGGCGATCTATCGCTATTGGCTAATGGAGCAGGGCGTGGTCGAGTCAGACGTCGATTCAGCGGTGGTGCGGGTTGTGCAATCAATGCGCAATGCGCTTGAGCATCCGCAAATGCGTTGGGCACTGAACAATCGCCATCAAGATTCAGCCTGTGAGCTGGCTTTAACCTCAAACACGCAGCAAATCGAAAACCATATTGTCGATCGGACTTTTGTCGATCAACAGGGCACGCGCTGGATTATCGATTACAAAACCAGCGCAGAGCGTGATGGCGACCGCCAAAAAACGCTCGATGAGCTCAGCGAGCAGTATCGTCCGCAACTCGAACGCTATGGCGCACTGTTTGCCCAGCTTGAACAACGCCCGCAAAAATGGGTGCTGTATTTCACCGAACTCGATGAATGGGTAGTGTTGTAA
- a CDS encoding Nif11-like leader peptide family natural product precursor, giving the protein MALDQMEAFIMKMQADPALKQQVVAASTADDVARIALKLGYEFSGDELLRMSGKKVGQATMIKNGLPGEYH; this is encoded by the coding sequence ATGGCCTTAGATCAAATGGAAGCGTTTATTATGAAAATGCAGGCTGACCCTGCGTTGAAACAACAAGTTGTCGCGGCCTCCACCGCAGACGATGTCGCACGTATCGCCCTAAAACTAGGCTATGAATTTTCAGGTGACGAACTGTTGCGAATGTCGGGTAAAAAAGTCGGCCAAGCCACGATGATTAAAAACGGCTTACCCGGCGAGTATCATTGA
- a CDS encoding mechanosensitive ion channel family protein: protein MFNVYLIQALEKIGLDGAGLDLAALLLTLLSVLILIGFSFYLSRQLLLPLLSRLIDHLEGDTLDATQDERPKLASHIAHLVPAILLINFVEFFFSSWHAWELWANKITWLYLYLFIGLTFTSLIDLLTAIYALKFQNSNLPYRVITQLVKLITFIVIGILSVSLLVGSSPAFLLSGLGALTAVLLLVFRDTLLGLVASVQVAANRMVAKGDWIEMPKYGANGNVIEVALTTVKVRNWDNTVTTFPTYALISDSFINWRAMQESGGRRIKRAIQLDIHTIRFVDDEELKKFKNNPFLSRFFEEQTYVDLNQADLTNSALFRAYIEWTLRQHPLINQNLMVMARQMQPTEVGLPIEVYCFSADKNWVNYERIQSDIFDRLLAVLPLFDLMAFQRLGNKGQVVG, encoded by the coding sequence ATGTTTAACGTGTATTTGATTCAAGCGCTTGAAAAAATAGGTCTGGATGGCGCCGGGCTGGATTTAGCGGCATTGCTTTTAACCTTATTGAGTGTGTTGATCCTGATCGGCTTCAGTTTTTACTTATCAAGGCAGCTATTGTTGCCCTTGTTAAGTCGTCTAATTGATCATTTGGAAGGTGATACGCTTGATGCGACGCAGGATGAAAGACCTAAGCTAGCGAGCCATATCGCGCATCTTGTGCCTGCTATTTTATTAATTAATTTTGTTGAGTTCTTTTTTTCTAGTTGGCATGCATGGGAACTTTGGGCCAATAAAATAACCTGGCTTTATCTCTATCTATTTATTGGTTTAACCTTTACCAGTTTGATTGACTTGTTAACGGCTATCTATGCACTTAAATTCCAAAATTCGAACTTGCCTTACCGTGTCATTACCCAGCTTGTAAAGTTAATCACTTTTATTGTTATCGGTATCTTGTCTGTCAGTCTGCTGGTGGGTTCATCGCCCGCCTTTTTGTTAAGTGGTTTAGGTGCACTAACTGCAGTGCTGTTATTGGTTTTTCGTGACACGCTATTGGGTTTGGTGGCCAGTGTTCAAGTGGCAGCCAATCGCATGGTCGCGAAGGGTGATTGGATCGAAATGCCAAAATACGGTGCCAACGGCAATGTTATCGAAGTGGCCTTGACGACGGTAAAAGTTCGTAATTGGGATAATACCGTCACCACCTTCCCAACCTATGCATTAATTTCTGATTCATTTATTAACTGGCGGGCGATGCAGGAGTCTGGCGGACGGCGGATTAAACGCGCCATCCAACTTGATATTCATACAATACGTTTTGTAGATGATGAAGAGCTGAAAAAGTTCAAAAACAATCCATTTTTATCGCGTTTTTTTGAAGAACAAACCTATGTTGATTTAAATCAAGCGGATTTAACAAATTCTGCACTTTTTCGTGCTTATATAGAATGGACGCTTCGCCAACACCCGCTTATAAATCAAAATCTAATGGTCATGGCGCGTCAAATGCAGCCCACTGAAGTGGGGTTGCCGATTGAGGTCTATTGCTTTAGTGCCGATAAAAATTGGGTCAACTATGAACGTATTCAATCTGATATTTTTGATCGTTTACTAGCCGTTTTACCCTTGTTTGATCTAATGGCGTTTCAGCGATTGGGCAATAAAGGTCAGGTCGTTGGCTAG
- the ppsA gene encoding phosphoenolpyruvate synthase gives MTYQYIKFFEEIGIEDIPLVGGKNASLGEMYQTLVPNGVPVPNGFAITAQAYRYVLQENGIWEALKTLIGELDPHDMDDLQMRGQKARQMIYQAELPEDLKKEIVAAYSDLRQLCGEHISLAVRSSATAEDLPTASFAGQQDTYLNIRGDAAFLDACKRCFASLFTDRAIHYRIDQGFDHFSVALSIGVQQMVRSDLSASGVMFSIDTETGFQEAVFITGAYGLGENVVQGSVDPDEFFVHKPTFKLGARAVLKRHLGSKKIKMVYSSGNTKEPVKNVPTVNAERTRFCISDQEVLKLAEYAIKIEEHYSKQAGYQKPMDMEWAKDGLTGELFIVQARPETVASQVKGSILSSYTLTALDKTLMAAGRAVGAKIGVGRVRVIESVDKLNEFQPGEILVSDTTTPDWEPVMKIASAIVTNRGGRTCHAAIISRELGIPAVVGCDNATEKLKTGDRVTVSCAEGEVGFIYQGELEYQITETDLSDLPIPKTHVMLNLGNPDLAFQHSFLPVSGVGLARMEFIINESIKVHPQALLYPKRIESETVRKQVADLTKGYENGQTYFVEKLSEGIGTIAAAFYPRPVVVRMSDFKSNEYASLLAGQYFEQKEENPMLGYRGAARYIDGEYQPSFALECAAIRRVRETMGLDNVIIMIPFCRRLTEAEQVIEVLGRYGLKRGEKGLQIYMMCEIPNNVLLIDQFADYFDGFSIGTNDLTQLVLGVDRDSSKVASSYDERDEGVKLMIKWAIEGAKRTNKHIGLCGQAPSDYPEMAEFLVDLGIESMSLNPDSVLKTIPLILEKEAKHTVKV, from the coding sequence ATGACGTATCAATATATTAAGTTTTTTGAAGAAATCGGCATAGAGGATATTCCTCTGGTTGGTGGAAAGAATGCCTCTTTAGGTGAAATGTACCAAACACTCGTGCCCAATGGTGTTCCGGTGCCGAATGGTTTTGCGATTACCGCGCAAGCCTATCGTTATGTGTTACAAGAAAATGGTATCTGGGAGGCGCTGAAAACCTTAATCGGTGAGTTGGATCCGCATGATATGGATGACTTGCAAATGCGAGGTCAAAAAGCACGTCAAATGATTTATCAGGCTGAATTGCCGGAGGATTTGAAAAAAGAAATAGTGGCGGCCTACAGTGATTTACGCCAGTTGTGCGGTGAGCATATTAGTCTTGCGGTTAGGAGTTCGGCAACCGCCGAAGACTTGCCTACAGCCAGTTTTGCAGGTCAGCAGGACACCTATTTAAATATTCGTGGTGATGCGGCTTTTTTGGATGCCTGTAAGCGTTGTTTTGCGAGTTTGTTTACCGATCGGGCGATTCATTATCGAATCGATCAAGGCTTTGATCATTTTAGCGTGGCCTTGTCGATAGGCGTTCAGCAAATGGTACGGTCTGATTTATCGGCATCAGGCGTGATGTTCTCGATAGATACTGAAACCGGCTTTCAAGAAGCGGTGTTTATTACTGGTGCGTATGGCCTAGGCGAAAACGTAGTGCAAGGTTCGGTCGATCCTGACGAGTTTTTTGTCCATAAACCGACCTTTAAGCTAGGTGCGCGGGCAGTTTTAAAGCGTCACTTGGGTTCCAAAAAGATCAAGATGGTCTATTCAAGCGGCAATACCAAAGAACCGGTTAAAAACGTGCCGACCGTTAATGCAGAACGTACTCGTTTTTGTATCAGTGATCAGGAAGTGCTTAAGCTTGCGGAATATGCAATCAAGATAGAAGAGCATTATTCTAAGCAAGCGGGCTACCAAAAGCCTATGGACATGGAGTGGGCTAAAGATGGTTTAACCGGCGAGTTATTTATAGTACAAGCCCGTCCGGAAACGGTCGCATCACAAGTAAAGGGCTCTATTTTAAGTAGCTATACACTGACTGCGCTTGATAAAACCTTAATGGCGGCCGGGCGAGCTGTTGGGGCGAAGATTGGGGTCGGGCGCGTTAGGGTTATTGAATCGGTGGATAAATTAAATGAATTTCAGCCTGGTGAGATTTTAGTTAGTGATACCACCACTCCTGATTGGGAACCGGTGATGAAGATTGCTTCTGCAATAGTAACCAACCGTGGAGGGCGGACTTGCCATGCTGCGATCATCTCGCGTGAACTAGGGATACCGGCAGTGGTGGGTTGTGATAATGCTACCGAGAAACTTAAAACAGGAGACAGGGTTACGGTATCCTGTGCCGAGGGGGAAGTTGGCTTTATTTATCAGGGCGAATTGGAGTACCAGATAACAGAAACGGACCTTTCTGATTTACCTATACCTAAAACGCATGTCATGTTGAATTTAGGTAATCCTGATTTAGCCTTTCAACATAGTTTTCTACCTGTTTCGGGTGTCGGATTAGCAAGGATGGAGTTTATTATCAATGAAAGCATTAAAGTGCATCCACAAGCCTTGTTGTATCCTAAAAGGATTGAATCAGAAACGGTACGCAAACAGGTAGCCGACCTAACTAAAGGCTATGAAAATGGTCAAACCTACTTTGTTGAAAAACTGTCCGAAGGCATAGGCACCATCGCGGCCGCTTTTTATCCGCGTCCGGTTGTAGTTCGTATGTCCGATTTTAAGTCTAACGAATATGCCTCCTTGTTGGCAGGCCAGTACTTTGAGCAAAAAGAAGAAAACCCGATGCTGGGTTACCGAGGGGCGGCGCGCTATATTGATGGCGAATATCAACCCAGTTTTGCACTGGAGTGTGCCGCAATTCGCCGTGTGCGAGAAACCATGGGGTTGGATAATGTGATTATTATGATCCCATTTTGTCGCCGATTGACAGAAGCCGAGCAAGTGATTGAGGTTCTTGGGCGCTATGGCTTGAAGCGCGGAGAAAAGGGGCTGCAGATATATATGATGTGCGAAATCCCAAATAATGTGTTGCTGATTGATCAGTTTGCTGACTATTTTGATGGTTTCTCAATTGGTACGAATGATCTAACCCAACTGGTATTAGGTGTCGATCGAGATTCGTCTAAGGTTGCTTCGTCGTATGACGAACGTGATGAGGGCGTTAAGCTAATGATTAAATGGGCGATAGAGGGTGCCAAGCGAACTAACAAGCATATTGGTTTGTGTGGTCAAGCGCCGTCTGATTATCCTGAAATGGCCGAGTTTTTAGTGGATCTGGGTATAGAGTCGATGAGTTTAAATCCAGATTCCGTGCTTAAAACAATTCCACTGATTTTGGAAAAAGAAGCCAAGCATACGGTAAAAGTATAA
- a CDS encoding rhodanese-like domain-containing protein, with translation MKKTLLALLTSFSLIGSAWAIDRDDMIMALQDYMEMASFGDGVIMAANLAEIKDEVVLVDARQAHDFSNNAIPGAINIDWRFVLSELDKLPEDQMIVLYCDTGILSSKAHMALRLVGYDQVRVLFNGLAGWHEHTGQ, from the coding sequence AAAAAACTTTACTCGCATTATTAACCAGCTTTAGTTTAATCGGATCGGCTTGGGCGATTGATCGTGATGATATGATTATGGCGCTACAAGATTATATGGAAATGGCCTCTTTTGGTGATGGCGTGATCATGGCAGCGAACCTTGCTGAAATAAAGGATGAGGTTGTCCTGGTCGATGCACGTCAAGCCCACGACTTTAGCAACAATGCGATTCCGGGTGCGATCAATATTGACTGGCGTTTTGTTTTATCCGAATTAGACAAACTACCGGAAGACCAAATGATTGTCCTCTACTGCGATACCGGTATTTTATCATCCAAAGCCCACATGGCATTGCGCCTTGTAGGGTATGACCAGGTTCGTGTTCTGTTCAATGGCCTTGCCGGCTGGCATGAGCACACAGGCCAATAA
- a CDS encoding HDOD domain-containing protein, producing MNMEQTLRLALQAIKGLKLPELPEELILIEQELASRFCSSHRIAAIIEQNTTLSGEVLRLANSPVYKLRNPAETIGQAVLMLGMDNIKNLVFSASMKDLFNSSELYKDIMSHSVDVAVCMADLSEWVADITRDEAYMMGLFHNAGCLMLATKDPENYAKVFQLSHSSPSEYIKREQLKYNTSHTAIGVLLGKKWHLPIDILSAIYLHHISECGKIENDRVRALVALTKIANSIVSEISLGAYRGEEMKNYERDGKNELMIPDGAIREIRIALMGYSNRIS from the coding sequence ATGAACATGGAACAAACTCTTCGTCTAGCCCTGCAAGCGATTAAAGGCCTTAAGCTTCCTGAACTTCCTGAGGAGCTTATATTAATCGAGCAAGAACTAGCCAGCCGCTTTTGTAGTAGTCATCGTATTGCCGCCATCATTGAACAAAATACTACCTTATCAGGTGAAGTATTGCGCTTAGCCAACTCCCCGGTTTATAAATTACGAAACCCGGCAGAAACAATTGGCCAGGCAGTGCTAATGCTTGGCATGGACAATATTAAAAACCTAGTTTTTTCTGCCAGTATGAAAGATTTGTTTAACTCTTCTGAACTCTACAAAGACATTATGAGCCACTCTGTTGATGTGGCGGTATGCATGGCCGACTTGTCTGAATGGGTTGCCGATATTACTCGCGATGAAGCCTATATGATGGGCCTGTTTCATAACGCGGGTTGCCTGATGCTGGCCACTAAAGATCCAGAAAACTATGCCAAGGTTTTTCAATTATCCCACTCTAGCCCGAGTGAATATATCAAGCGAGAACAATTAAAATATAATACCTCGCACACAGCTATAGGGGTGCTGCTGGGTAAAAAATGGCATCTACCGATTGATATCCTTAGCGCGATTTATCTGCATCATATTAGCGAATGCGGAAAAATTGAAAATGATCGCGTACGTGCGTTAGTTGCCCTGACTAAAATCGCAAATTCGATTGTTAGTGAGATTTCGCTTGGCGCTTATCGGGGCGAAGAAATGAAAAACTATGAACGTGATGGCAAAAATGAACTGATGATCCCTGACGGTGCAATAAGAGAAATTCGTATTGCTTTAATGGGCTATAGCAATCGAATCAGCTAA
- the hemL gene encoding glutamate-1-semialdehyde 2,1-aminomutase, with the protein MSRSHDLFIAAQKHIPGGVNSPVRAFKGVGGDPIFFKSAHGAYLTDEDDKKYIDYVGSWGPAILGHAHPEVIQAVQRQAEHGLSFGAPTVMETTMADLVCELIPSFDMVRMVSSGTEATMTAIRLARGYTGRDKIVKFEGCYHGHSDSLLVKAGSGALTLGVPSSPGVPAALASETLTLTHNDADEVRKVFSEIGEQVACIIVEPVAGNMNCIPPEPGFLEALREVCDQYGAVLIFDEVMCGFRVGLQGAQGRYGVTPDLTTFGKVIGGGMPVGAFGGKKEIMSHIAPLGPVYQAGTLSGNPIAMAAGLMTLNLLKAPEFFEHLEAKTLRLVNGLQAVADEARIPFTTNQVGGMFGFFFSEEKNITRFAQVARGDMELFRKFYHGMLNEGVYLAPSAFEAGFVSAAHSNADIDQTIEAARIVMAQL; encoded by the coding sequence ATGTCTCGTTCTCATGATTTATTTATTGCCGCACAAAAACATATTCCCGGTGGCGTCAACTCACCGGTACGCGCATTTAAAGGCGTAGGCGGAGATCCCATATTTTTCAAATCCGCACACGGCGCTTATTTAACTGACGAAGATGATAAAAAATATATTGATTATGTTGGCTCATGGGGGCCTGCGATTCTTGGTCATGCTCACCCAGAGGTGATACAAGCCGTTCAACGTCAAGCCGAGCATGGACTGAGTTTTGGCGCACCCACCGTTATGGAAACCACAATGGCTGACCTGGTCTGCGAACTGATTCCTTCTTTTGATATGGTGCGTATGGTGAGCTCAGGCACTGAAGCCACCATGACCGCGATACGTCTGGCACGAGGCTATACCGGTCGTGACAAGATTGTAAAATTTGAAGGTTGTTATCATGGTCATTCTGACTCGCTTTTGGTTAAAGCCGGTTCAGGCGCCTTAACGCTTGGCGTCCCCTCCTCTCCGGGGGTACCGGCTGCACTGGCTTCTGAAACCCTGACCCTGACCCATAATGATGCCGATGAGGTTCGCAAGGTGTTTAGTGAAATAGGAGAACAGGTTGCCTGCATAATTGTTGAACCGGTTGCCGGCAATATGAATTGTATTCCACCTGAACCTGGTTTTCTTGAAGCCTTGCGTGAAGTGTGTGATCAATATGGTGCGGTACTGATTTTTGACGAAGTCATGTGCGGCTTCCGCGTTGGCTTGCAGGGTGCTCAAGGTCGTTATGGTGTCACCCCGGATTTAACTACCTTTGGTAAGGTTATTGGTGGGGGAATGCCGGTAGGCGCATTTGGCGGTAAAAAAGAAATCATGAGCCATATCGCACCTTTAGGCCCTGTCTATCAAGCCGGCACACTTTCCGGTAACCCTATTGCAATGGCAGCCGGTTTAATGACCCTTAACCTTCTAAAAGCACCTGAATTTTTTGAACATTTAGAAGCTAAAACGCTGCGTTTAGTGAATGGATTACAAGCCGTAGCCGATGAAGCCAGAATCCCTTTCACCACCAACCAGGTGGGCGGTATGTTTGGCTTTTTCTTCAGTGAAGAAAAGAACATCACGCGCTTCGCACAGGTCGCACGCGGCGATATGGAACTTTTTAGAAAGTTCTATCATGGCATGCTAAATGAGGGCGTCTATTTAGCACCTTCTGCTTTCGAGGCGGGTTTTGTATCCGCAGCCCATTCGAATGCGGACATAGATCAAACGATTGAAGCCGCTCGAATTGTAATGGCTCAACTCTAG